A genomic segment from Salvia splendens isolate huo1 chromosome 13, SspV2, whole genome shotgun sequence encodes:
- the LOC121763036 gene encoding uncharacterized protein LOC121763036, which produces MERMVQAKTKFTLKESQIFLRIMTTYESNEDAIVYDDNVITVTKRELCSLLPCTLIEVGVISAWASYLNNMEGYMALSSSRRLFFTTYTSLYTIVDRPYGVDLMTLFDRFCDNLQTEVEQIPYFKWDDVDLVFFPICAVEHYYTICFRFSTKSIVVIDNSKNADDEDVLIKYGGIPGNARLFFCHFLTKMGYHNQSKSIKYASIVRLKMPWRTTFGTCGSWWRRAC; this is translated from the exons ATGGAGAGGATGGTCCAGGCCAAAACCAAGTTTACCTTGAAGGAGTCACAAATCTTTTTGAGGATTATGACAACATATGAATCAAAtga GGACGCCATAGTGTATGATGATAATGTCATAACGGTAACAAAAAGAGAATTATGTTCACTATTGCCATGTACGCTAATAGAAGTTGGTGTGATCAGTGCATGGGCTTCTTATTTGAATAATATGGAAGGATACATGGCTCTATCTTCATCAAGGCGCCTCTTTTTCACAACATACACATCC CTGTATACAATTGTTGACCGGCCTTATGGGGTCGACCTCATGACTCTATTTGATAGATTCTGTGATAATTTACAAACTGAGGTTGAACAAATTCCGTATTTCAAATGGGACGATGTAGATTTG GTGTTCTTTCCAATATGTGCTGTAGAACATTACTATACCATATGCTTCAGATTTAGTACTAAAAGTATAGTGGTGATTGACAATTCGAAGAATGCTGACGATGAGGACGTATTAATCAAATATGGTGGCATACCTGGAAATGCG agattgtttttttgtcattttttgacaaaaatgggGTATCACAACCAAAGCAAATCAATAAAGTATGCGAGCATAGTAAGGCTCAAAATGCCTTGGAGAACAACAttcggcacctgcggatcttggtggcggagggcgtgctag